TTCTCTGTTCAGTCTGGCAGAAAAGAAACAGTTTTAGATTTGGCAAAATTTGTTGACAAGGGTGTGCAAGTCAAGCTTACTGGTGGAAGACAAGGTGCGTCATGCAGTGTCTTTGTCATTCATTACTCATTAGAATGTTCATCCACTCAAACACACCTTCCCTTGTCAAAACAATTTATTCCTCTCTATTTGCCAGTTGCGACTTGTTTTACCTCTTTGTCATGCTCTCTTGCTGTTGCTTATGGGGTTATGTTGTTGATACTTGATACGTCGTCATATAGTCAGTCTGGACTCTGGGTTGTGAGTTGCACAAATtgcaatcttttttttttttctgcttATTAATTTTGTCTTCACAGTGGTTGGAACACTTAAAGGCTATGACCAGCTGCTTAATCTTGTCTTGGATGAAGCCGTGGAGCACCTTAGAGGTAACAATATTATCATAGCTTTATTTCGGAGTTTAAATTGTTTCAAATGGTGGTCAGTCGAGGAAATGTATTGTTTCGTGACTCTCATGTTCTGCATTATGTTAGTGTCCACAAGTTTTGTGTGTCTGCGCTGATACTGTATATTTGTTTTACCATTTTGTTAAGTGGAATAATCTTTTCCTTGAAAtcccttaattatttttcagTAGAATGGAGCAGCCCATTGCTTAATTAGATACTTGCTACTCATCATTTTGTGGAATTCCATTTGTTGTacagttgatgattttaaactttttttccaTAGATGCCGATGATCCCCTGAAGACTACCGATCAGAAACGAAGTCTTGGCTTAATAGTATGTTTTCACTTATCATACATTTATAGTAATTTTCTACTTTGCAGTAAGCTTGTTAATGTTCCTTCTGACCAACTACTGGAACCATCATTAAGCACGAATAAGTTTCTCACCGTATTTGCTT
The nucleotide sequence above comes from Solanum pennellii chromosome 9, SPENNV200. Encoded proteins:
- the LOC107029358 gene encoding sm-like protein LSM7, with translation MSGRKETVLDLAKFVDKGVQVKLTGGRQVVGTLKGYDQLLNLVLDEAVEHLRDADDPLKTTDQKRSLGLIVCRGTAVMLVAPTDGTDEISNPFVQPDGA